In Arthrobacter citreus, a genomic segment contains:
- a CDS encoding Nif3-like dinuclear metal center hexameric protein, whose protein sequence is METDKPAEGSAPAAPGTVPAAPDDSTKPAAAGDSAEAATGSVPTLGDVLLAAEELWPEALAEGWDAVGLVAGRPSRPVERILFAVDPTTEVIDEALEWGADLLLTHHPLFLKPVHSVAGTGFKGDVVHRLIEGGCALLTVHTNGDSAVGGVSDVLADAFGLGNVEPLVRAEDGLPEEGIGRVGDLPEATTLADFAKLVFSIMPAVAGGVRVAGDPHGLVRRVAVCGGAGDSLFDAVRRHHADVYVTADLRHHPASEAREAAVNGRPYLIDVSHFGSEWLWLTPAANALENVLNDQGFTAEIRISGTNTDPWDFVLTPGLN, encoded by the coding sequence ATGGAAACAGACAAGCCCGCCGAAGGCAGCGCACCGGCGGCACCGGGAACGGTCCCCGCAGCGCCGGATGACAGCACGAAGCCCGCAGCAGCGGGGGATTCCGCTGAAGCGGCAACAGGCTCCGTTCCTACCCTTGGCGATGTCCTGCTTGCTGCCGAGGAACTGTGGCCCGAAGCATTGGCCGAAGGCTGGGACGCCGTCGGTTTGGTGGCCGGCCGCCCCTCCCGCCCCGTGGAACGCATCCTGTTTGCCGTGGACCCCACCACTGAGGTGATCGACGAGGCCCTGGAATGGGGCGCGGACCTGCTGCTGACCCATCACCCGCTGTTCCTGAAGCCGGTCCATTCGGTGGCCGGAACCGGATTCAAAGGTGACGTGGTCCACCGCCTGATTGAAGGCGGCTGTGCGCTGCTGACCGTGCATACCAACGGAGACAGCGCCGTCGGCGGTGTGTCCGATGTGTTGGCGGATGCCTTCGGCCTCGGAAACGTTGAACCGCTGGTCCGTGCCGAGGACGGACTGCCCGAGGAAGGCATTGGCCGGGTGGGGGACCTGCCCGAGGCCACCACCCTCGCGGACTTCGCGAAACTTGTCTTCAGCATCATGCCCGCCGTGGCCGGCGGTGTCCGCGTGGCCGGTGATCCGCACGGACTTGTCCGCCGGGTTGCTGTCTGCGGCGGCGCCGGAGACAGCCTTTTTGACGCCGTTCGCCGGCATCACGCTGACGTTTACGTCACAGCGGACCTGCGCCACCATCCGGCGTCGGAGGCCCGGGAAGCCGCCGTCAACGGGCGGCCGTACCTGATCGATGTGTCCCATTTTGGCAGTGAATGGCTGTGGTTGACCCCTGCGGCCAACGCCCTCGAGAACGTCCTCAATGACCAGGGCTTTACCGCGGAGATCCGGATCAGCGGCACCAACACCGATCCATGGGACTTTGTGCTGACCCCCGGGCTGAACTGA
- the cysK gene encoding cysteine synthase A translates to MARIYDDVTQLVGGTPLVRLNRLTKGLDAEVAVKLEFYNPANSVKDRIGVAIVDAAEKAGALKPGGTIVEGTSGNTGIALAMVGAARGYKVILTMPETMSTERRVMLRAYGAEIVLTPGSEGMRGAVDKAKEIVATTENAIWAQQFANAANPEVHRQTTAEEIWEDTDGKIDIFVAGVGTGGTVTGVGQVLKKRNPGVQIVAVEPKDSAILNGGSPGPHKIQGLGANFVPEVLDTDIYDEVIDASIEDSVATARALGTQEGILGGISSGAIVWAALELAKRPENAGKLIVAIVCDFGERYISTVLYDDIRG, encoded by the coding sequence ATGGCAAGGATTTACGACGACGTGACGCAGCTGGTCGGCGGCACGCCGCTGGTGAGGCTGAACCGGCTGACGAAGGGCCTGGACGCTGAGGTCGCCGTCAAGCTGGAGTTCTACAACCCGGCCAACAGCGTGAAGGACCGGATTGGCGTCGCCATTGTGGATGCCGCGGAAAAGGCAGGTGCGCTGAAGCCCGGCGGCACCATCGTTGAAGGCACCTCCGGCAACACCGGCATCGCCCTGGCCATGGTCGGAGCCGCCCGCGGCTACAAGGTCATCCTCACCATGCCGGAAACCATGTCCACGGAACGCCGTGTCATGCTCCGGGCCTACGGTGCCGAGATTGTCCTGACCCCCGGATCCGAAGGCATGCGCGGCGCCGTGGACAAGGCCAAGGAAATCGTGGCAACCACGGAGAACGCCATTTGGGCTCAGCAGTTCGCCAATGCCGCCAACCCCGAGGTGCACCGCCAGACCACCGCTGAGGAAATCTGGGAAGACACCGACGGCAAGATTGACATCTTTGTCGCCGGCGTCGGCACCGGCGGTACGGTCACCGGCGTCGGACAGGTCTTGAAGAAGCGCAATCCCGGCGTGCAGATCGTGGCCGTCGAGCCCAAGGACTCGGCGATCCTCAACGGCGGATCCCCCGGTCCCCACAAGATTCAGGGCCTGGGCGCCAACTTTGTCCCCGAGGTGCTGGACACTGACATCTATGACGAGGTCATTGACGCATCCATCGAGGACTCCGTGGCCACTGCCCGTGCCCTGGGCACGCAGGAAGGCATCCTGGGCGGCATCTCCTCCGGAGCCATCGTCTGGGCAGCCCTGGAGCTGGCCAAACGCCCGGAGAACGCCGGTAAGCTGATTGTCGCCATTGTCTGCGACTTCGGAGAGCGCTACATCTCCACCGTGCTGTACGACGACATCCGCGGCTGA
- the msrA gene encoding peptide-methionine (S)-S-oxide reductase MsrA has product MKTYVLGGGCFWCLDALYQKTRGVTEVVSGYTGGHTARPDYYSVCSGTTGHAEVVAVTFDEDIVPGEVILDMFFISHDPTTLNRQGYDVGTQYRSSMFYSDETQREEFEKARDRAQAHWDNPIVTEISPLPEFHVAEEEHQNFYAKHPEQGYCQVIINPKLAKARKYYAEWLDN; this is encoded by the coding sequence ATGAAGACCTATGTACTTGGCGGAGGCTGCTTTTGGTGCCTCGACGCGCTCTATCAAAAGACCCGAGGGGTCACCGAGGTTGTTTCCGGCTACACCGGCGGACACACCGCCCGGCCGGATTACTACAGCGTCTGCTCGGGAACCACGGGCCACGCAGAGGTTGTTGCGGTCACATTTGACGAGGACATCGTCCCTGGCGAAGTCATCCTGGACATGTTCTTCATCTCGCATGACCCCACCACGCTGAACCGTCAGGGCTATGACGTCGGCACGCAGTACCGGTCCTCGATGTTCTACTCGGACGAGACCCAGCGTGAGGAATTCGAGAAGGCGCGGGACCGCGCCCAGGCACATTGGGACAATCCGATCGTGACGGAAATCTCTCCGCTGCCCGAGTTCCATGTGGCGGAAGAGGAACACCAGAACTTCTACGCGAAGCACCCCGAACAGGGCTACTGCCAGGTGATCATCAACCCCAAGCTCGCCAAGGCCCGGAAATATTACGCCGAATGGCTTGACAACTGA
- a CDS encoding zinc ribbon domain-containing protein, whose product MAKASSAEQLRLLDLQALDSNIRKLRNRARSVSDNSAIADLGVQRAAAQSKLVAASTEAADVSRELTRAEADVASVVARIERNQNHLDSGKGSSKELTALQSEMESLKRRRSDLEDVELEVMERLEAAKAAEEQFRDAARALDAEVAVLEEARDAELAEIEAERAAAVAERAELADTFEPALLAVYEKTLAKNGIGAARLFNGTSEGSGMQLSPGDLADIRRAAEDDIVFCPDSGCILVRSAEWGS is encoded by the coding sequence GTGGCAAAAGCATCGTCGGCGGAGCAGCTGAGGCTGCTCGATTTGCAGGCTCTGGACAGTAATATTCGTAAACTCCGGAACCGGGCTCGCAGCGTCAGCGACAACTCGGCCATCGCGGACCTTGGCGTGCAGCGCGCCGCCGCGCAGAGCAAGCTGGTGGCAGCATCCACCGAGGCGGCGGATGTTTCCCGCGAACTCACCCGCGCAGAGGCCGATGTTGCCTCTGTCGTAGCGCGCATTGAGCGCAACCAGAACCACCTGGACAGCGGAAAGGGCAGCTCCAAGGAACTCACTGCCCTGCAAAGCGAAATGGAATCGCTGAAACGCCGGCGCTCCGACCTGGAGGACGTGGAGCTCGAAGTCATGGAGCGACTGGAGGCAGCGAAAGCCGCCGAGGAGCAGTTCCGGGACGCAGCCCGTGCCCTGGACGCCGAGGTGGCAGTCCTGGAGGAAGCACGCGACGCCGAACTGGCGGAGATTGAGGCCGAGCGTGCCGCCGCTGTTGCCGAGCGCGCCGAACTGGCCGATACCTTTGAGCCGGCCCTGCTTGCGGTGTACGAGAAGACCCTCGCCAAGAACGGCATTGGCGCCGCGCGGCTGTTCAACGGCACATCCGAAGGCTCCGGCATGCAGCTGAGCCCCGGTGACCTTGCCGACATCCGCCGCGCCGCCGAGGACGATATTGTGTTTTGCCCGGATTCCGG